The Fictibacillus arsenicus genome contains a region encoding:
- a CDS encoding THUMP domain-containing class I SAM-dependent RNA methyltransferase, which yields MTKLRLIATAAMGLEALVANEVRALGFENVQVENGKVYFDGDEKALVKANLWLRTADRVKLVVGEFKAETFDELFEKTKALPWSDYIPEDGEFPVIGRSVKSKLFSVSDCQAIVKKAVVDNLKTEYNRKTWFPEDGALYRIEVAIHKDIATLTIDTSGTGLHKRGYRELHSGAPIKETMAAALIMLTNWTPDKPFADPFCGSGTLPIEAAMIGQNIAPGLNREFASEKWDWIDKKVWYEAVGEAQDVAKYDLPLDIQGSDIDHKMIELSKNNAIEAGFEGFITFKQMQVRDFTTRKDYGCLVTNPPYGERLGEREEVAQMYRDLGDAMRPYDTWSVYVITSNEKFEEYYGRSATKKRKLYNGDLKTDYYQFFGKRPPRQQQT from the coding sequence ATGACTAAATTAAGACTGATTGCAACGGCTGCAATGGGACTTGAAGCCCTAGTAGCGAATGAAGTACGGGCGTTAGGTTTTGAAAATGTACAAGTAGAAAACGGAAAAGTCTATTTTGATGGCGATGAAAAAGCACTTGTGAAAGCTAATTTATGGTTAAGAACGGCTGACCGCGTAAAGCTTGTGGTCGGAGAATTCAAAGCGGAAACGTTTGATGAACTATTCGAAAAAACAAAAGCTCTTCCATGGTCAGATTATATTCCGGAAGACGGAGAATTTCCTGTTATCGGCCGTTCTGTAAAATCAAAGCTTTTTTCAGTTTCTGACTGTCAGGCGATCGTAAAAAAAGCAGTAGTAGATAACTTAAAAACCGAGTATAACCGTAAAACCTGGTTCCCAGAGGACGGAGCTTTGTATCGTATTGAAGTAGCTATTCATAAAGATATTGCAACACTGACAATTGATACGAGCGGAACAGGTCTTCATAAGCGCGGCTATCGCGAATTGCATTCAGGTGCTCCGATTAAAGAAACAATGGCTGCTGCTCTTATCATGCTAACAAACTGGACACCTGATAAACCATTTGCAGATCCTTTCTGCGGTTCAGGTACTCTCCCAATTGAAGCGGCTATGATTGGACAAAACATTGCTCCTGGTCTTAATCGCGAATTTGCTTCAGAAAAATGGGATTGGATTGATAAAAAAGTATGGTATGAAGCAGTCGGAGAAGCACAGGATGTAGCAAAATATGATCTGCCCCTCGATATTCAAGGCTCAGACATTGATCATAAGATGATCGAGCTATCGAAGAACAATGCGATTGAGGCTGGGTTTGAAGGTTTTATCACGTTTAAACAAATGCAGGTACGTGACTTTACTACAAGAAAAGATTACGGGTGCCTCGTAACTAACCCTCCGTACGGTGAACGTTTAGGTGAAAGAGAAGAAGTGGCTCAGATGTACCGCGATCTTGGTGATGCAATGAGACCATATGATACGTGGAGTGTGTATGTTATCACTTCTAATGAAAAGTTTGAAGAGTATTATGGCAGAAGTGCGACTAAGAAACGTAAACTATATAACGGAGATCTGAAAACGGATTATTATCAGTTCTTCGGGAAGAGACCGCCTAGACAGCAGCAAACATAA
- the parE gene encoding DNA topoisomerase IV subunit B, giving the protein MASKSLFDYNDDAIQVLEGLEAVRKRPGMYIGSTDARGLHHLVYEIVDNAVDEALGGFGDYIHVKIHKDNSISVSDDGRGMPTGMHKLGKPTPEIIFTVLHAGGKFGQGGYKTSGGLHGVGASVVNALSEWLEVTIYRDGKTYRQRFEDGGKPVTTLEVVGNTRKTGTTVHFKPDRTMFSTINYNYETLSERLREAAFLLKGIKIVLEDARNGEKEEFQFETGLEAFVQYLNEDKDTLHNVVSFEGMQNEIEVDFAFQYNDGYAENVLSFVNNVRTKDGGTHESGAKTAITRSINEYARKTNLLKEKDKNLDGSDIREGLTAVVSVRIPEEFLQFEGQTKSKLGTSEARSAVDAVVAGKLAYFLEENPAISEMLIRKSIKAAQAREAARKAREDARNGKKNKRKDSMLSGKLTPATSKNPERNELYLVEGDSAGGSAKQGRDRKFQAILPLRGKVINTEKAKLADIFKNEEINTIIHAIGAGVGSDFTLKDVNYDKIIIMTDADTDGAHIQVLLLTFFYRYMKPLLEEGKVFIALPPLYKVSKGTGKKEVIEYAWDEDELKEAQKKVGKGYIIQRYKGLGEMNADQLWETTMDPDTRTLIRVRIDDAARAEKRVSVLMGDKVEPRRKWIEEHVAFGLNEETNILDNENLSAF; this is encoded by the coding sequence TTGGCAAGTAAATCATTATTTGACTACAACGATGATGCCATACAGGTGCTCGAAGGGTTAGAAGCCGTTCGAAAGCGCCCTGGTATGTATATCGGCAGCACGGATGCCAGAGGTTTGCATCACCTCGTATATGAAATTGTAGATAACGCCGTTGACGAAGCATTAGGCGGATTCGGTGATTACATACATGTGAAGATTCATAAAGATAACAGTATTTCTGTGTCAGATGATGGCCGTGGAATGCCTACAGGAATGCATAAGCTTGGAAAACCGACGCCTGAGATCATCTTTACTGTTTTGCATGCCGGCGGTAAGTTCGGACAAGGCGGGTACAAAACATCTGGAGGACTTCATGGTGTAGGTGCATCTGTAGTAAACGCACTTTCAGAATGGCTTGAAGTAACGATCTACCGTGACGGTAAAACATATCGTCAGCGTTTTGAAGATGGCGGAAAGCCTGTTACGACACTTGAAGTAGTAGGTAATACCCGCAAAACAGGGACGACCGTTCATTTCAAACCAGACCGTACGATGTTTTCGACGATTAACTATAATTACGAAACACTAAGCGAACGTCTTAGAGAAGCGGCTTTTCTTTTAAAAGGAATCAAAATCGTTCTTGAAGATGCGCGAAATGGAGAAAAAGAAGAATTTCAGTTCGAAACAGGACTGGAAGCATTCGTGCAATATTTGAACGAAGATAAAGATACACTTCATAATGTCGTTAGCTTTGAAGGAATGCAAAATGAGATCGAGGTAGATTTTGCATTTCAATACAATGACGGTTATGCAGAAAACGTTCTGTCATTCGTTAACAACGTTCGCACAAAAGACGGCGGAACACATGAGTCAGGCGCAAAGACAGCGATAACTCGAAGCATCAACGAGTACGCACGTAAAACGAACCTGTTAAAAGAAAAAGATAAGAACTTAGACGGCTCTGATATCCGAGAAGGGTTAACAGCTGTTGTTTCTGTCCGTATCCCAGAAGAATTTCTTCAGTTCGAAGGCCAAACAAAGAGCAAATTAGGTACGAGTGAAGCACGATCTGCAGTAGATGCAGTGGTTGCCGGAAAGCTCGCTTATTTCCTTGAGGAGAATCCTGCAATTAGTGAAATGCTTATCCGTAAAAGTATTAAAGCGGCTCAAGCTCGTGAAGCAGCACGCAAAGCACGTGAGGATGCTCGTAACGGGAAAAAGAACAAACGTAAGGATTCTATGCTGAGCGGGAAGTTAACTCCTGCAACTTCTAAAAATCCTGAACGCAACGAACTGTACTTAGTAGAGGGTGACTCTGCAGGCGGTTCTGCAAAACAAGGACGAGACCGAAAATTCCAAGCCATTTTGCCGCTTCGTGGTAAAGTAATCAACACGGAAAAAGCAAAGCTTGCAGATATATTTAAGAACGAAGAAATCAACACAATCATACATGCGATCGGAGCTGGAGTTGGTTCTGATTTTACGTTGAAAGATGTAAACTACGACAAAATCATTATCATGACCGATGCCGATACAGATGGTGCACATATTCAAGTATTGCTTCTAACGTTTTTCTACCGTTACATGAAGCCGCTTCTCGAAGAAGGGAAAGTATTCATTGCATTACCTCCTCTTTATAAAGTGAGCAAGGGAACGGGTAAAAAAGAAGTTATCGAATATGCATGGGATGAAGATGAATTGAAAGAAGCACAAAAAAAAGTTGGTAAAGGCTACATCATCCAGCGTTATAAGGGACTTGGAGAGATGAATGCTGATCAGCTATGGGAAACAACGATGGATCCTGACACACGAACGCTGATCCGAGTTCGTATTGATGACGCAGCAAGAGCCGAAAAACGCGTCTCCGTCCTTATGGGAGACAAAGTTGAACCACGCCGTAAATGGATTGAAGAACATGTGGCGTTTGGCTTAAACGAAGAAACGAACATACTAGATAACGAGAACTTGTCTGCATTCTGA
- a CDS encoding CoA-binding protein has product MGAATKEDIKNLLKLRKRIAVVGLSDQPFRTSYMVSEYMQDAGYEIIPVNPNVTEVLGQKAYAKLEDIEGHVDIVNVFRRSEHLPEVARSAANINAGFFWAQLGLYSAEAEEILQSATIPYIMDKCIKVEHAMIR; this is encoded by the coding sequence ATGGGAGCTGCAACGAAAGAGGATATTAAAAACCTTCTAAAATTAAGAAAACGTATTGCGGTAGTCGGATTGTCCGATCAGCCGTTTCGTACATCTTATATGGTCTCAGAATATATGCAGGATGCAGGCTATGAAATTATTCCCGTAAATCCTAATGTCACAGAAGTTTTGGGACAGAAAGCTTATGCGAAGCTTGAAGATATTGAAGGACATGTAGATATCGTCAATGTGTTCAGAAGAAGTGAGCACCTGCCTGAAGTTGCTCGATCGGCAGCAAATATTAATGCTGGTTTCTTCTGGGCTCAGCTCGGTTTATACAGTGCCGAAGCAGAAGAGATTTTGCAAAGTGCGACGATTCCTTATATTATGGATAAGTGCATTAAAGTGGAACATGCTATGATACGGTAG
- the parC gene encoding DNA topoisomerase IV subunit A, protein MSLLEKFRELPLEDVIGDRFGRYSKYIIQERALPDARDGLKPVQRRILYAMYAEGNTNEKPYRKSAKTVGNVIGNYHPHGDSSVYEAMVRMSQDWKVRNVLIQMHGNNGSIDGDPAAAMRYTEARLSAIASELLRDIDKETVEFAPNFDDTTEEPIVLPSMYPNLLVNGSTGISAGYATEIPPHHLEEVIDAVTMQIDKPDVSLDELMTVIKGPDFPTGGIVQGIDGIKKAFETGKGRFIIRAKTEIESLKGGRQQIVITEVPFEVNKANLVKRMDELRLDKKVDGIAEIRDETDRTGLRIVIELRKDGNAEGVLNYFFKNTDLQVSYNYNMVAIHNKTPKLMGLKAILNAYIQHQIEVVTRRTKYDLRKAEERSHIVEGLIKAISILDEVIETIRASKDKRNAKDNIIEKFQFTEAQAEAIVTLQLYRLTNTDITTLKNEAEELEKKIAYLRSILDSDKKLYSVIKKELSDVKKKFADPRRTQIEAEIQEIKIDMEVMIPSEDVMVMVTEDGYIKRSSVRSYSASNGEPPGMKDTDSLLLVSQLNTTDTMLMFTNKGNYIYLPVYEMPEIRWKDMGQHLASIVGLDKDEKLIKAFPVKEFKEDQFLIFFTKQGMAKKTELSQYKATRYNRTLMAVKLKGEDEVVDVSLTNGNQDVFIATHFGYGLWFHEEEISLVGQRAAGVKGINLKAGDHLVSGFALPENPETAQVLVATQRGAMKKMKITEFDKTSRAKRGLVMVRELKSNPHRIVGMKLVTDEEKQFVLETASGKQETISSENFKSADRYNNGSFVVDTGETGEITRLKSLVSTDSSKE, encoded by the coding sequence TTGTCACTGCTTGAGAAATTTAGAGAGCTGCCGTTAGAAGACGTAATCGGCGACCGCTTCGGAAGGTATAGTAAATACATTATTCAGGAGCGTGCATTACCTGATGCAAGAGATGGATTAAAGCCCGTACAGCGCCGTATTTTATATGCGATGTACGCGGAAGGAAACACAAACGAAAAACCATACAGAAAATCGGCTAAGACAGTCGGAAACGTAATCGGTAACTATCACCCGCATGGTGATTCTTCCGTTTATGAAGCGATGGTACGTATGAGTCAGGACTGGAAAGTTAGAAACGTTCTGATCCAGATGCACGGAAACAACGGTAGTATCGATGGAGACCCGGCAGCTGCAATGCGTTATACAGAAGCAAGGCTTTCTGCAATTGCCTCTGAACTATTAAGAGATATCGATAAAGAAACCGTTGAATTCGCGCCTAACTTTGATGATACGACAGAAGAGCCGATCGTGCTGCCTTCTATGTATCCAAATTTGCTTGTAAACGGGTCAACGGGTATTTCAGCGGGTTATGCGACTGAAATCCCGCCGCACCACCTTGAGGAAGTTATAGACGCAGTTACAATGCAAATCGATAAGCCCGATGTTTCACTCGATGAACTTATGACCGTTATTAAAGGACCTGATTTCCCGACTGGCGGAATCGTTCAAGGTATAGATGGCATCAAGAAGGCTTTTGAAACAGGTAAGGGCCGCTTCATTATTCGTGCCAAAACCGAAATTGAGAGCTTAAAGGGCGGACGTCAGCAGATTGTCATCACTGAAGTTCCTTTTGAAGTGAACAAAGCGAACCTTGTAAAGCGTATGGACGAACTTCGGTTAGATAAAAAGGTAGACGGTATCGCTGAAATCCGTGATGAGACAGACCGTACTGGCTTAAGAATCGTTATTGAACTTCGCAAAGATGGTAATGCAGAAGGGGTATTGAATTACTTCTTTAAAAATACTGATCTGCAAGTTTCGTATAACTACAACATGGTAGCAATTCATAACAAGACACCAAAATTAATGGGCCTAAAAGCTATATTGAACGCATACATTCAGCATCAGATCGAAGTGGTAACACGACGAACGAAGTATGATCTTCGAAAAGCTGAAGAACGTTCACATATCGTGGAAGGTTTAATTAAAGCAATTTCGATTTTAGATGAAGTAATCGAGACAATCCGTGCATCAAAAGATAAGCGAAATGCAAAAGACAACATTATCGAGAAGTTTCAGTTTACCGAAGCACAAGCTGAGGCAATCGTTACGTTGCAGTTATACCGTTTAACGAATACAGATATTACAACACTTAAGAATGAAGCAGAAGAACTCGAAAAGAAGATTGCATATCTTCGTTCAATTTTAGATAGCGACAAGAAGTTATACAGTGTTATTAAAAAAGAACTTTCCGATGTGAAAAAGAAATTCGCTGATCCTCGCCGTACACAGATTGAGGCTGAGATTCAGGAAATCAAGATCGATATGGAAGTAATGATCCCTTCTGAAGATGTTATGGTAATGGTAACAGAAGACGGCTATATCAAACGTTCAAGCGTTCGTTCTTACAGTGCTTCTAACGGTGAGCCGCCAGGAATGAAGGATACGGATTCACTCTTGCTTGTATCTCAGCTGAACACGACAGATACGATGCTCATGTTTACGAATAAAGGAAACTATATTTACCTTCCAGTCTATGAGATGCCAGAAATCCGCTGGAAAGACATGGGGCAGCATCTTGCAAGTATCGTTGGTTTAGATAAGGATGAGAAGCTGATCAAAGCATTCCCTGTAAAAGAATTTAAGGAAGACCAATTCCTCATCTTCTTTACGAAACAAGGAATGGCTAAGAAAACAGAGCTTAGCCAATACAAAGCAACACGATATAACCGTACATTGATGGCAGTTAAACTAAAAGGCGAAGATGAAGTTGTTGATGTGTCTTTAACTAACGGAAATCAAGATGTGTTTATCGCAACACATTTCGGATATGGGTTATGGTTCCATGAAGAAGAAATCAGTCTTGTAGGCCAGCGTGCTGCAGGGGTTAAAGGTATCAACTTAAAAGCTGGAGACCACTTAGTAAGCGGGTTTGCACTCCCGGAAAATCCTGAAACCGCTCAGGTTCTCGTTGCAACTCAGCGCGGGGCAATGAAAAAAATGAAGATCACAGAGTTTGATAAAACGTCCCGTGCAAAACGAGGACTTGTGATGGTAAGAGAATTAAAATCTAATCCTCATCGAATTGTAGGCATGAAACTTGTTACTGATGAAGAGAAACAATTTGTTCTTGAAACAGCGAGCGGTAAGCAAGAAACAATTTCATCTGAAAACTTTAAATCTGCCGACAGATACAATAACGGCTCCTTTGTAGTTGATACAGGTGAAACAGGTGAAATTACAAGACTAAAGTCTTTGGTTTCAACAGATAGTTCAAAAGAGTAG
- a CDS encoding malate:quinone oxidoreductase has translation MSSVQKKTDVILIGAGVMSATLGSLLKELAPEWEIKVFEKLAKAGEESSNEWNNAGTGHAALCELNYTSEKPDGTIDVSKAIKINEQFQLSMQFWSYLVNSNLIRNPQDFIMPLPHISLVQGEQNIEFLKKRFKALSNNPLFQGMQFSEDTEKLIEWFPLIMEGRNLNEPIAATKIDSGTDVNFGALTRMLFDHLKSESVEVNYKHSVKNINRTSDGSWEVKVHNMDSGEIEYHSAKFVFIGAGGASLPILQKTGIPESKHIGGFPVSGLFLVCNNPEVVDQHHAKVYGKAKVGAPPMSVPHLDTRYIDNKKSLLFGPFAGFSPKFLKTGSNFDLIGSVKPNNLLTMLAAGAKEMALTKYLIQQVLLSNEKRMEELREFIPNAKSEDWDIVVAGQRVQVIKDTEAGKGTLQFGTEVVSAADGSIAALLGASPGASTAVHVMLEVLEKCFPQHINEWEPKIKEMIPSYGVSLVENPELFQKIHTSIAETLGLSEKDKLVYS, from the coding sequence ATGAGCAGCGTACAGAAAAAAACAGACGTTATCTTAATTGGTGCCGGAGTCATGAGCGCGACTTTAGGATCCTTATTGAAAGAATTAGCACCTGAATGGGAAATCAAAGTATTTGAAAAACTTGCAAAAGCAGGAGAAGAAAGCTCGAACGAATGGAACAATGCAGGTACTGGCCATGCTGCACTTTGCGAGCTTAACTATACAAGCGAAAAACCGGACGGAACTATAGATGTTAGCAAGGCTATAAAAATTAACGAACAGTTTCAGCTTTCAATGCAGTTTTGGTCTTACCTTGTAAACAGCAACCTTATTCGGAATCCACAAGACTTTATTATGCCATTACCGCATATAAGTTTGGTACAAGGGGAACAAAATATAGAATTTTTGAAAAAGCGTTTTAAAGCGCTTTCAAATAATCCCTTGTTTCAAGGAATGCAATTTTCCGAGGACACTGAAAAATTAATCGAATGGTTCCCGCTTATCATGGAAGGCCGTAATTTAAATGAACCGATAGCTGCAACAAAAATTGACTCTGGTACAGATGTCAACTTTGGTGCATTAACTCGCATGTTGTTTGACCACTTAAAGAGTGAGAGCGTTGAAGTCAACTACAAGCATAGTGTTAAAAATATTAATCGTACCAGCGACGGCTCGTGGGAAGTAAAAGTACACAATATGGATAGTGGTGAAATCGAATACCACAGTGCAAAATTCGTCTTTATCGGGGCTGGCGGTGCAAGCCTGCCAATACTTCAAAAAACGGGTATTCCTGAATCAAAACATATTGGAGGATTCCCAGTAAGCGGTCTGTTTTTAGTATGTAACAATCCAGAAGTTGTAGATCAGCATCATGCAAAGGTATACGGCAAGGCTAAGGTTGGTGCACCTCCTATGTCTGTTCCGCATCTTGATACAAGATATATTGATAACAAAAAATCTTTGCTTTTCGGACCGTTTGCCGGCTTTTCACCAAAGTTCTTAAAAACAGGTTCGAATTTTGATCTGATTGGTTCCGTAAAACCAAATAATCTTCTTACAATGCTCGCAGCAGGTGCGAAAGAGATGGCATTGACAAAATACTTGATTCAACAAGTACTATTGTCGAATGAAAAACGAATGGAAGAGCTGCGCGAGTTTATTCCCAATGCCAAAAGCGAGGATTGGGATATCGTAGTAGCAGGACAGCGTGTGCAAGTTATTAAAGATACTGAGGCTGGTAAAGGAACACTTCAATTTGGAACAGAAGTTGTAAGTGCCGCTGATGGCTCTATAGCTGCATTGCTCGGTGCGTCGCCAGGTGCTTCTACCGCCGTTCACGTTATGCTTGAGGTATTAGAAAAATGCTTCCCGCAGCATATAAACGAGTGGGAACCGAAAATAAAAGAGATGATACCTTCTTATGGCGTGTCTTTGGTGGAAAACCCAGAGCTTTTCCAAAAGATTCACACCTCAATTGCTGAGACGCTAGGTCTTAGTGAAAAAGACAAACTAGTTTATAGTTAA
- a CDS encoding carboxypeptidase M32: MTQTKVNVEKEFLEYVKKMVHVNEAIGLMYWDLRTGAPKKGVEQRSEVIGTLSSDVFAMSTSDEMKNFIAELSKPEVHDTLSDVTKKTLEEVKKDFERNAKIPPAEFKEYVILQSKAENVWEEAKKNSDFSLFQPYLEKLVEFNKKFIEYWGYEENKYNTLLDMYEPGVTVEILDETFSKLRDRIVPLLQKVTEAGQPETKFLFEHFPKDKQKEFSLHVLKDMGYDFDSGRLDETVHPFAIGLNPGDVRVTTKYMENDFRTAVFGTIHEGGHALYEQNISEELVGTPLCSGTSMGIHESQSLFWENFVGRHFGFWKNHYSTLKSVSGSQFHGVELEDFYRSINVVEPSLIRIEADEMTYPLHVIVRYEIEKGLFNDEIEVKDLPRIWNEKMQEYIGVTPKNDAEGVLQDVHWSGGSFGYFPSYALGYIYAAQLKDAMVKDIPDFDSLVESGNLIPIKEWLTKNVHQYGKMKKPIEILKDVTGEGLNPDHLIAYFEKKYSDIYRLNG; this comes from the coding sequence ATGACGCAAACGAAAGTGAATGTTGAAAAAGAATTTTTAGAGTATGTGAAGAAAATGGTGCACGTGAATGAAGCGATCGGTCTTATGTATTGGGACCTTCGTACAGGGGCACCTAAAAAAGGAGTAGAACAGCGCTCTGAAGTAATTGGGACATTATCTTCCGATGTATTTGCGATGTCTACTTCAGATGAAATGAAAAACTTCATAGCAGAACTTTCGAAGCCCGAAGTTCATGATACGCTATCAGACGTAACGAAAAAGACGCTTGAAGAAGTGAAGAAGGATTTTGAGCGCAACGCCAAGATTCCTCCAGCTGAATTCAAAGAATATGTAATTCTGCAATCAAAAGCAGAGAATGTATGGGAAGAAGCGAAAAAAAATTCTGACTTCTCATTATTCCAGCCTTACTTAGAAAAACTTGTAGAATTCAATAAGAAGTTTATTGAATACTGGGGCTATGAAGAAAATAAATACAACACGCTTTTAGATATGTATGAGCCAGGGGTAACGGTTGAAATTTTGGATGAGACTTTCTCAAAACTTCGTGACCGTATCGTGCCGCTTCTACAAAAAGTAACAGAAGCTGGTCAGCCTGAAACGAAATTCTTGTTCGAACATTTTCCGAAAGATAAGCAAAAAGAATTCAGTCTTCATGTACTAAAAGACATGGGCTATGATTTTGATTCTGGCCGCTTGGATGAAACGGTTCATCCGTTTGCGATCGGTCTAAACCCTGGAGATGTGCGTGTAACGACGAAGTACATGGAAAATGATTTCCGTACAGCAGTATTCGGTACAATCCATGAAGGCGGGCATGCTCTTTATGAACAAAATATCTCTGAAGAGCTAGTCGGAACACCTTTATGCTCAGGAACTTCCATGGGGATACATGAATCACAATCATTGTTCTGGGAGAACTTTGTTGGCCGTCACTTCGGATTCTGGAAAAACCATTATTCTACACTAAAGAGTGTTTCCGGTTCACAGTTCCACGGAGTAGAGCTTGAAGATTTCTACCGTTCGATCAACGTTGTAGAACCTTCTCTTATTCGTATTGAAGCTGATGAAATGACATATCCGCTACATGTTATTGTTCGTTATGAGATCGAAAAAGGATTATTTAACGACGAGATTGAAGTAAAGGACCTTCCTCGTATCTGGAACGAGAAAATGCAGGAATATATCGGAGTAACTCCGAAAAATGATGCTGAAGGTGTTCTTCAAGACGTTCACTGGTCAGGCGGAAGCTTTGGATACTTCCCGTCCTATGCATTAGGATACATTTATGCGGCACAGCTTAAAGATGCAATGGTAAAAGATATTCCCGACTTTGATTCTCTTGTTGAATCAGGAAATCTTATTCCGATCAAAGAATGGTTAACAAAAAATGTGCACCAATACGGTAAGATGAAAAAGCCGATCGAAATCCTGAAAGACGTTACAGGTGAAGGGTTGAACCCAGATCATCTCATCGCATACTTTGAGAAGAAGTATAGTGACATCTACCGATTAAACGGATAA
- a CDS encoding type 1 glutamine amidotransferase domain-containing protein, producing MARIATVLANMFEDVEYTEPAKAFREAGHEVIVIGSETGATLEGKQKEAQVTTNASIGEVSPEDFDALFIPGGFSPDILRGDDKFVTFTKHFADEGKPVLAICHGPQLLISAEVLQGRNITGYKSIHVDLKNAGATVKDEEVVVCGGNLVTSRQPDDIPAFIRESLKVLEK from the coding sequence ATGGCTAGAATTGCAACGGTATTAGCAAATATGTTTGAAGATGTGGAATATACCGAGCCAGCGAAGGCGTTTAGAGAAGCTGGACACGAGGTAATTGTAATCGGTTCAGAAACGGGAGCAACCTTAGAAGGGAAGCAAAAAGAAGCACAGGTAACGACTAACGCTTCTATCGGTGAAGTTTCCCCTGAAGACTTTGACGCACTTTTCATCCCTGGAGGATTCTCACCTGACATTTTAAGAGGCGATGACAAGTTCGTAACGTTCACGAAGCACTTTGCAGATGAAGGCAAACCTGTCTTAGCAATCTGTCATGGTCCACAATTGCTGATCTCTGCAGAAGTATTACAAGGCAGAAACATTACTGGCTACAAATCAATCCACGTTGACTTGAAGAATGCAGGAGCAACTGTGAAGGATGAAGAGGTTGTGGTTTGTGGGGGGAATTTAGTTACAAGCCGTCAACCGGATGACATTCCAGCATTTATTAGAGAGTCATTGAAAGTATTAGAAAAATAA
- the gpsB gene encoding cell division regulator GpsB — protein sequence MSEQRFHLTAKEILEKDFKQGFRGYDQDEVDKFLDLIIKDYENFQKEYDAIVQENNRLRREAQNSSDQPTRRMPAVTSSTTNSDILQRLSNLEKHVFGSKLYD from the coding sequence ATGAGTGAACAGCGTTTTCATTTAACGGCAAAAGAAATATTAGAAAAAGACTTTAAACAAGGCTTTCGTGGCTACGATCAGGATGAAGTGGATAAGTTCTTAGATTTAATCATTAAAGACTATGAGAACTTTCAAAAAGAGTACGATGCAATCGTGCAAGAAAATAACCGCTTGCGTCGCGAAGCTCAAAATTCATCTGATCAGCCGACTCGACGAATGCCTGCAGTAACTTCAAGCACGACAAACTCAGATATTCTTCAGCGTTTGTCTAACTTGGAAAAACATGTTTTTGGCAGCAAATTATACGATTGA
- a CDS encoding metal-dependent hydrolase: MKSNTHLLGGVAAAALYKTATDLPPDTLHHELTFFGAAVLGSLLPDLCHPGSYLGKKTSFLSKTISKTFGHRTITHSWVMILLVMMLPNWIDWTYEGSLSMGLAAGVISHIILDAATSRGVQLFYPLPFRFRFPLYTKTGTKTENNIATIISLIAAVLMIHIYIVAIF, translated from the coding sequence ATGAAAAGCAATACACATTTGCTAGGCGGAGTTGCGGCAGCTGCACTTTATAAGACTGCTACAGACCTCCCGCCAGATACACTACATCATGAACTTACCTTTTTTGGTGCTGCCGTTTTGGGAAGCCTGCTCCCTGACTTATGCCATCCAGGATCTTATCTTGGAAAAAAGACAAGTTTTCTATCAAAAACCATTTCTAAAACATTCGGGCATCGAACAATCACACATAGCTGGGTTATGATTCTATTAGTGATGATGCTCCCAAACTGGATCGACTGGACGTATGAAGGGAGTTTAAGTATGGGATTAGCTGCAGGGGTGATCAGCCATATCATTTTGGACGCAGCAACTTCCAGAGGGGTTCAGCTATTTTACCCGCTGCCTTTTCGATTCCGTTTTCCTCTGTATACAAAAACAGGAACGAAGACGGAGAATAACATCGCAACGATTATAAGTTTAATAGCTGCAGTTTTGATGATACATATCTATATTGTTGCAATATTTTAA